A single Candidatus Cloacimonas sp. DNA region contains:
- a CDS encoding YccF domain-containing protein, with the protein MRVLANILWHFPFCGFMTALTAFIVGGIFIISVIGAPIGLGLIQFGKFLLAPFSYSMVSKKDLNIEQNKAWKTFGIIATIFYIPFGLVLCVLTLFQIAGLFISIIGIPAALVLAKSLGTYFNPVNKTCVPVAVAKEIENRKEQKNVNSYLANN; encoded by the coding sequence ATGCGAGTTTTAGCAAACATTCTGTGGCACTTCCCGTTCTGCGGTTTTATGACCGCTCTAACCGCTTTTATTGTTGGTGGCATTTTTATCATTTCAGTGATTGGTGCACCTATCGGCTTAGGTCTTATCCAATTTGGCAAATTTTTGTTAGCTCCTTTCAGCTATTCAATGGTCAGCAAAAAAGACCTGAATATTGAGCAGAACAAAGCTTGGAAGACCTTTGGAATAATTGCTACGATTTTTTATATTCCTTTTGGATTGGTTCTTTGTGTTTTAACATTGTTCCAAATTGCCGGTTTATTTATTTCCATTATCGGTATTCCGGCAGCACTTGTTTTAGCAAAAAGTTTGGGAACATATTTTAATCCCGTTAATAAGACATGTGTTCCTGTAGCTGTAGCTAAGGAAATTGAAAACCGTAAAGAACAAAAGAATGTAAACAGTTATTTAGCGAACAATTAG